In one Deinococcus multiflagellatus genomic region, the following are encoded:
- a CDS encoding RES family NAD+ phosphorylase — protein sequence MSLTLHRISKLKYATLQTLDAHGLGAAQYGGRWNSPDPALEHDRRIIYASDTLAQATLEVIVHVDSQVLHTVAHGHVTLEVDPAGILDLAPGDLPATWNAQPETPATQVIGDEWYDLQASPVLRIPSAVLPLSVFVPGQANYLINARHPQAAAMVRLLGAVPLTFDPRL from the coding sequence GTGAGCCTGACCCTCCACCGCATCAGCAAACTCAAGTACGCCACCCTACAAACTCTCGACGCGCACGGCCTGGGCGCCGCGCAGTACGGCGGCCGCTGGAACAGCCCCGACCCCGCGCTGGAGCATGACCGGCGCATCATCTACGCCAGTGATACCCTCGCTCAGGCGACCCTGGAAGTCATCGTGCACGTGGACAGTCAGGTGCTGCACACCGTGGCCCATGGGCACGTCACCCTGGAGGTGGACCCAGCCGGCATTCTGGACCTCGCGCCCGGCGATCTACCCGCCACCTGGAATGCCCAACCGGAAACCCCGGCCACGCAGGTGATCGGGGACGAGTGGTATGACCTTCAGGCCTCACCAGTCCTGCGGATTCCGTCCGCAGTGCTGCCCCTCTCGGTTTTCGTGCCTGGCCAGGCCAATTACCTGATCAACGCGCGCCACCCGCAGGCGGCGGCCATGGTGCGCCTCCTGGGCGCTGTGCCCCTCACGTTTGACCCTCGGCTGTAA
- a CDS encoding methyltransferase family protein: MESQVLYPALFALTLLYLLLAFVWRSVLVWRRTGINPYVLPQDDSPQGYVGAAMRLLMAAVLLTTGGLAAVPQAAELVGTLPWLVSPALQGGGWLLMAAALGLTLVAQAQMGASWRIGLDARARTALVQSGVFARSRNPIFLAMRLMLLGLFLAAPQAVTLTLLVAGEVLMQVQVRLEEAYLHGVHGEAYVAYRARVPRWL, translated from the coding sequence ATGGAATCTCAAGTATTGTATCCAGCGCTGTTTGCCCTCACCCTGCTTTACCTGCTGCTCGCGTTCGTCTGGCGCTCAGTGCTGGTCTGGCGACGCACCGGGATCAATCCATACGTGTTGCCCCAGGATGACAGTCCGCAGGGGTATGTGGGCGCGGCCATGCGCCTGCTGATGGCCGCTGTCCTGCTGACCACGGGGGGACTCGCCGCCGTACCTCAAGCGGCAGAGCTGGTGGGGACGTTGCCCTGGTTGGTCAGCCCCGCGCTTCAGGGTGGGGGCTGGCTCCTGATGGCCGCTGCCCTGGGGCTGACCCTGGTGGCCCAGGCCCAGATGGGCGCGTCCTGGCGAATCGGACTGGATGCGCGGGCGCGGACCGCTTTGGTGCAAAGCGGCGTGTTTGCCCGCTCGCGCAATCCGATCTTCCTGGCCATGCGCCTGATGTTGCTGGGTCTGTTTTTGGCCGCGCCACAGGCGGTGACCCTGACGCTGCTGGTGGCGGGGGAGGTGCTGATGCAGGTTCAGGTCCGGCTCGAGGAGGCCTACCTGCACGGCGTGCATGGGGAGGCGTATGTCGCGTACCGCGCGCGGGTGCCGCGTTGGCTGTGA
- a CDS encoding metal-dependent transcriptional regulator, producing the protein MPGHTFSPSVEDYLKQMYLLGQGGRVSTQALADAHGVNPASVTAMLRRLTERGLVRHVPYRGAHLTPAGVRAALNVLRRHTLLELYLHEALGYPMSDVHEEAERLEHVMSEGLEARVTAWLGHPVIDPHGDAIPGSDGHPATGSGLRLTDVPLATLARIIQLPHQPQAAQALQVHALRPGVRVTVRARCPGLGTLTVQAEGAGQPVVLAETVARRIGVTLT; encoded by the coding sequence ATGCCCGGGCACACCTTCTCCCCGTCCGTGGAGGACTATCTCAAACAGATGTACCTGCTCGGGCAGGGCGGGCGCGTCTCCACCCAGGCCCTGGCCGACGCGCACGGCGTCAACCCGGCCAGCGTGACCGCCATGCTGCGCCGCCTCACCGAGCGGGGCCTGGTCCGGCACGTGCCCTACCGCGGCGCGCACCTCACGCCCGCAGGCGTGCGCGCCGCCCTGAACGTGTTGCGGCGCCACACCCTGCTGGAACTGTACCTGCATGAAGCCCTGGGCTACCCCATGAGCGACGTGCATGAGGAGGCCGAGCGCCTGGAGCACGTGATGAGTGAGGGGCTTGAAGCGCGGGTGACCGCGTGGCTGGGCCATCCCGTCATTGATCCGCACGGTGACGCCATCCCGGGCAGTGACGGCCACCCAGCGACCGGGTCTGGACTTCGCCTCACGGACGTGCCCCTGGCCACCCTGGCCCGCATCATTCAGCTTCCCCATCAGCCTCAGGCGGCGCAGGCCCTTCAAGTCCACGCCCTGAGGCCAGGCGTCAGGGTCACGGTGCGGGCACGCTGTCCAGGCCTGGGCACCCTGACCGTTCAGGCAGAGGGCGCAGGCCAGCCCGTGGTCCTGGCTGAAACCGTGGCCCGCCGCATTGGTGTCACCCTGACATAA
- a CDS encoding multicopper oxidase domain-containing protein: MSWWRSLLSRRDVLRVGAGGAAALAGSAALGQGGTHPAGHTGTAPVSPVPSTTAHAGHGNNLMVGAVNHKRNGFDPMAMLTDWDWGKVSTLPNGQTLREYTMIAQDKEIEIAPGIFFPAWTYNGRVPGPTLRCTEGDRLRITFINATIHAHTIHFHGVHSAEMDGVPGAGPGEIQPGGRFVYEFDAEPFGCHLYHCHATSLKRHIHKGMYGAFIVDPKEGRPPAREFVMVQNAFDTNFDGANEIYAVNTVGFEFARRPIPVQKGELIRIYLINILEFDLINSFHLHANFFNYYDTGTTLEPTSRIVDTIMQAQGQRGILEFKYKFTGNFMFHPHISEFTELGWMGSFQVVEPDAYPAALKAAGVDAGWDQRSRQGAAGGRS; the protein is encoded by the coding sequence GTGAGCTGGTGGCGGTCCCTGCTGTCCCGGCGTGACGTGCTGCGCGTGGGGGCAGGCGGCGCTGCGGCGCTGGCAGGCAGCGCGGCACTGGGGCAGGGTGGGACCCACCCTGCCGGGCACACGGGAACAGCCCCAGTCAGCCCAGTACCCTCCACCACGGCCCACGCTGGGCACGGCAACAACCTGATGGTGGGCGCCGTGAACCACAAGCGCAACGGCTTTGACCCCATGGCGATGCTCACCGACTGGGACTGGGGCAAGGTCAGCACCCTCCCGAACGGCCAGACCCTGCGCGAGTACACCATGATCGCGCAGGACAAGGAGATTGAGATTGCCCCCGGCATCTTCTTCCCCGCCTGGACCTACAACGGCCGCGTGCCGGGGCCGACCCTGCGCTGCACGGAAGGCGACCGGCTGCGCATCACGTTCATCAACGCGACCATTCACGCGCACACCATCCACTTTCACGGCGTGCATTCGGCCGAAATGGACGGGGTGCCGGGCGCCGGGCCCGGTGAAATCCAGCCGGGCGGGCGCTTCGTGTACGAGTTCGACGCCGAGCCCTTCGGCTGCCACCTGTACCACTGCCACGCCACCAGTCTAAAGCGGCACATTCACAAGGGCATGTACGGCGCGTTCATCGTGGACCCCAAGGAGGGGCGGCCACCCGCGCGCGAGTTCGTGATGGTGCAAAACGCCTTCGACACCAACTTTGACGGGGCCAATGAGATCTACGCGGTGAACACGGTGGGCTTCGAGTTCGCGCGCCGGCCCATTCCCGTGCAGAAGGGGGAACTCATTCGCATCTACCTGATCAACATCCTGGAGTTTGATCTGATCAATTCGTTCCACCTGCACGCGAACTTTTTCAACTATTACGACACCGGCACCACCCTGGAACCTACCAGCCGCATCGTGGACACCATCATGCAGGCGCAGGGCCAGCGCGGGATCCTGGAATTCAAGTACAAATTCACGGGCAATTTCATGTTCCACCCGCACATCAGCGAGTTCACCGAACTCGGCTGGATGGGCTCGTTTCAGGTGGTGGAGCCAGATGCCTATCCCGCCGCGTTGAAAGCGGCGGGCGTGGATGCCGGGTGGGACCAGCGCAGTCGGCAAGGCGCTGCCGGGGGCCGCTCGTGA
- the parS gene encoding type II RES/Xre toxin-antitoxin system antitoxin yields the protein MTQTFSPTRTVPALPGTSLLGLKATTLLDLGDAVHAGFKPTTLQRLAQHIGLSIGETLALIGLSDSTYHSYRRNGRALSPDVSTHLYQLARVTEAAEAYFEDAPAAHAWLQTARPTFGHRTPLQFALLPGGAEYVTTVLSRLEHGVYT from the coding sequence ATGACGCAGACGTTTTCCCCCACCCGCACCGTTCCTGCCCTGCCCGGCACGTCGCTGCTCGGGCTGAAGGCGACCACCCTGCTCGACCTGGGCGACGCGGTTCACGCGGGCTTCAAGCCCACCACCCTGCAGCGCCTCGCGCAGCACATCGGCCTGTCCATCGGTGAAACACTGGCCCTGATCGGGCTCAGTGACAGCACGTACCACAGCTACCGCCGCAATGGACGGGCGCTGAGCCCGGACGTGAGCACGCACCTGTACCAACTGGCGCGCGTGACCGAAGCGGCTGAAGCGTACTTCGAGGACGCGCCGGCGGCCCACGCCTGGCTGCAGACCGCCCGACCCACGTTCGGCCACCGGACCCCCCTTCAGTTCGCCCTCCTGCCTGGAGGTGCCGAGTACGTGACGACCGTGCTGAGCAGACTTGAGCACGGAGTCTACACGTGA
- a CDS encoding IS1182 family transposase, with protein MMLRPTNSLSLPEDTARIAHMAFPQGNLYLSLRDEFGELFDDGAFQDLFSRRGRPALPPWRLALITVVQFLEGVTDRQAADQVRARIDLKYLLGLPLDDPGFHFSVLSEFRSRLIAGSAEGQLLDGLLSKFRDRGLIKRRGRQRTDSTHVLARVRSLTRLESVGETLRAALNAIATIQPTWLAWCPPEWFSRYGERLESARLPKGQEEGHAYACQIGQDGCALLTQIDGTAHVQLGDLPAVQTLRRMWALQFTQVDGDVRWQDGMVTNARERFNSPYDPEAGYGARGGLKWSGYKVHFTESCEEDTPHVMTAVRTTEAALTDYQVIDDIHQSLAERQLLPEEHLLDGGYISGDLVVRAKEHHGVRVIGPARQNASWQARSGGYDVTAFQIDWAKEQAVCPQGHTSYYWKNLREKRGYDLIEVRFRERDCQKCPVKARCTRVKSAGRKLSLRGQAQHEAIQEGRALETSVQWGKVYTRRAGIEGTHSLGVRTMGLRRSRYRGQAKTHVQHVATAAAINLMRVAAWLEHVPRQGTRISRFAALKPQ; from the coding sequence ATCATGCTGCGTCCAACCAATTCCCTCTCCCTTCCCGAAGACACGGCACGCATCGCCCACATGGCCTTTCCTCAGGGCAACCTGTATCTCAGCCTTCGAGACGAGTTTGGCGAACTCTTCGATGATGGTGCCTTCCAGGACTTGTTTTCGAGACGGGGTCGGCCCGCGTTGCCGCCGTGGCGCCTGGCCCTCATCACTGTGGTGCAATTTCTGGAAGGTGTGACCGACCGGCAGGCTGCCGATCAGGTGCGGGCTCGCATCGACCTGAAGTATCTCCTGGGCCTGCCCCTGGACGATCCTGGCTTTCACTTCAGCGTGCTGAGCGAGTTTCGGTCCAGGCTCATTGCCGGAAGCGCTGAAGGGCAGTTGCTGGATGGTCTCCTGAGCAAGTTTCGAGACCGGGGTCTGATCAAGAGGCGTGGCCGGCAACGGACAGACTCAACCCATGTCCTGGCCCGCGTCCGGTCCCTGACTCGCCTGGAATCGGTGGGGGAAACGTTGAGGGCTGCGCTAAACGCGATTGCGACCATCCAACCAACGTGGTTGGCCTGGTGCCCACCGGAGTGGTTTTCAAGGTACGGCGAACGGCTGGAGAGTGCACGGCTGCCGAAAGGCCAGGAAGAGGGCCACGCGTATGCCTGTCAAATTGGCCAGGATGGCTGTGCACTCCTGACTCAGATCGACGGCACAGCCCACGTGCAGCTCGGCGACTTGCCAGCCGTGCAGACCTTACGGCGGATGTGGGCCCTGCAGTTCACGCAGGTGGACGGAGACGTGCGGTGGCAGGACGGGATGGTGACCAATGCGCGTGAGCGGTTCAACTCACCCTATGACCCGGAAGCGGGGTACGGGGCGAGAGGGGGCCTCAAGTGGTCGGGCTATAAGGTGCATTTCACCGAAAGCTGCGAGGAGGACACGCCTCATGTCATGACTGCTGTGCGCACCACGGAAGCCGCCCTCACGGACTATCAGGTGATCGACGACATCCATCAGTCATTGGCAGAACGCCAGCTGCTCCCAGAGGAACATTTGCTGGATGGCGGCTACATCAGTGGCGATCTGGTGGTTCGGGCGAAAGAGCACCATGGGGTCCGGGTGATTGGGCCAGCACGGCAGAACGCCAGCTGGCAGGCACGGTCAGGAGGCTACGATGTGACGGCGTTTCAGATTGACTGGGCCAAGGAGCAGGCCGTGTGTCCACAGGGACACACCTCGTACTATTGGAAAAACCTGCGGGAAAAGCGCGGGTATGACCTGATTGAAGTGCGATTTCGAGAACGGGACTGTCAGAAGTGTCCGGTCAAAGCGCGCTGCACCAGAGTGAAATCGGCTGGGCGGAAACTGTCGTTACGGGGGCAGGCGCAGCATGAGGCGATTCAGGAAGGCCGGGCATTGGAGACCAGCGTCCAGTGGGGCAAGGTCTATACACGCCGTGCCGGCATTGAGGGGACACACTCATTGGGCGTGCGGACCATGGGTTTGCGCCGGTCAAGGTATCGGGGACAAGCGAAAACCCATGTGCAACATGTGGCGACTGCGGCGGCAATCAACCTCATGCGTGTCGCAGCCTGGCTTGAGCATGTCCCCCGGCAGGGCACTCGCATATCACGCTTTGCGGCTCTGAAACCCCAATAA
- a CDS encoding ZIP family metal transporter: protein MSAPAVGGGRWASLWGLALVPLLLLGAVLAYLVATGGGLKTLQGPPVEQVKVGRVTLPERGVIQVQVINDGPQAVTIPQVMVDDAFWSFTARPAGAIPRLGTATLTIPYPWVEGEAHNVALLTSLGTVFEAEIPVATLTPQPGRDLFVRFGLVGLYVGVVPVLLGMLWFPWMRRLSAPAMNFILALTVGLLVYLAVGTYLDAQAFAAALPAFWQGTPAVLLIALLTLGVLLALGGKRKPEDAPLGLSYRIATGIGLHNLGEGLAIGAAFALGEAALGTFLILGFTLHNITEGVGIVAPVVRHRPRLTQFALLALIAGGPAILGTWLGGFAFNPVLATVFLAVGVGAIVQVVWEVSRLVARNTAALGAPLVGWSTLGGFTVGVALMYFTAFFVKF from the coding sequence GTGAGTGCGCCGGCCGTGGGGGGCGGCCGCTGGGCCAGTCTCTGGGGCCTGGCCCTGGTGCCGCTGTTGCTGCTGGGCGCGGTGCTTGCGTATCTGGTGGCGACCGGCGGCGGGCTCAAGACGCTTCAGGGGCCGCCCGTCGAGCAGGTCAAGGTGGGCCGCGTGACCCTCCCCGAGCGCGGCGTCATTCAGGTGCAGGTGATCAACGACGGCCCGCAGGCCGTCACGATTCCGCAGGTGATGGTGGATGACGCGTTCTGGTCGTTCACGGCCCGGCCCGCTGGGGCCATTCCCCGCCTGGGCACCGCAACGCTGACGATTCCTTATCCCTGGGTGGAGGGCGAGGCCCACAACGTGGCGCTGCTGACCTCACTGGGCACGGTGTTCGAAGCAGAGATTCCGGTCGCCACCCTGACCCCGCAGCCGGGCCGCGATCTGTTCGTGCGCTTCGGCCTGGTCGGGTTGTATGTGGGCGTGGTGCCGGTGCTGCTGGGCATGCTCTGGTTTCCCTGGATGCGCCGCCTGAGTGCCCCGGCCATGAACTTCATTCTGGCCCTGACGGTGGGCCTGCTCGTCTACCTCGCGGTGGGCACCTACCTGGACGCGCAGGCGTTCGCGGCCGCGCTGCCCGCCTTCTGGCAGGGCACCCCAGCCGTGCTGCTGATCGCCCTGTTGACCCTGGGGGTCCTGCTGGCCCTGGGGGGCAAGCGCAAGCCCGAGGACGCGCCGCTGGGCCTGTCCTACCGCATCGCCACGGGGATCGGGCTGCACAACCTTGGCGAGGGCCTGGCGATTGGGGCGGCGTTTGCGCTGGGCGAAGCGGCGCTGGGCACCTTCCTGATTCTGGGCTTCACCCTGCACAACATCACGGAGGGGGTGGGCATCGTGGCCCCCGTCGTGCGCCACAGGCCCAGGCTCACTCAGTTTGCCCTGCTGGCGCTGATCGCTGGTGGACCCGCCATCCTGGGCACCTGGCTGGGCGGCTTCGCCTTCAATCCGGTGCTGGCGACCGTGTTCCTGGCGGTGGGGGTGGGCGCCATCGTGCAGGTGGTCTGGGAAGTCAGCCGCCTGGTGGCGCGCAACACGGCGGCCTTGGGCGCGCCCCTGGTGGGCTGGTCCACCCTGGGCGGCTTTACCGTCGGCGTCGCCCTGATGTACTTCACCGCCTTCTTCGTCAAGTTTTAA